Genomic window ([Empedobacter] haloabium):
GTGCCAGCCGGCACGCGCCTCATGACGGGCTTCTGCTTGTAAGGCGGCCAGCAATGCCCCCGCCAGCAGTCCCCACATGCGCGTATGCGGCAGGAAGAACGCGGCCACGGGATCGGTCCGCACGGTCAGCAGGTTCGCCGCGAACGACAGCGTCGCCAGCACGGCGATCACCACGGTGGGGCGCCAACGCCGCCGCCAGGCGGCCCACAGCACCACCGGGTATATCAGGTAGAACTGCTCCTCGATCGCCAGGGACCACAGGTGCAGCAGGGGCTTTTGTTCGCTGGCGTTGTCGAAGTAGCCCGCCTCGCTCCACAGCCGGAAGTTCTGCACGAAGCCCGCGCCGGACACGGTGTGGCGCGCCAGCTGGGCGAATTCGTCCGGCAGCAGGGCCACCCATCCCAATACCAGTCCCGTCGCCAGCACCAGGCAAAGCGCGGGAAAGATGCGGCGTACGCGGCGAGCATAAAAGTCGGCGAAGCGGAACGTGCCGCGTGCGAGGCCGTCGAGGATGATGCGGGAGATCAGGTAGCCGGAAATGACGAAGAAGACGTCGACGCCGGTGAAGCCACCCGCCAGCTTGCCTGGAAAGATGTGATAGACCAGGACGGCAAGGACGGCGACGGCGCGCAGGCCGTCGATATGGGGACGGTAAGAAAGGGCTGCAGACATCGGGCAGGCGATAAATGGTCAACCTGCGATTGTACAGGCTGGCCTGGCGCCGCCGGCGGGGCTAGCGTGCCCGCAACCGCACCGCCTCGATGTAGGCGTCGCCATCGGGCGGCAGGCCGCTGCGCTGGGACTTCCAGATCATCTCGCCCAGGCATTCCATGATCTCGTGCTGCGCCTCGTGCGGCGAATCGAGCTTGCGCGCCAGCGCCTCGTAGGCGGCGCGGATGCCGCGCGGCGAGTCGATCGAGACCTGTTCGGAAATCGACAGGTGCATCGACAGATGCAGGAAGGGATTGGCCTGGCCGCCCTCGACGGAATAGTCGCGCGTCAGCGCACTGTCGACGTCGGCCAGCGCGTCCGCGTATTCCGGATGTTCCAGTACCCAGTCGAGCGCCATCGCCTCGAGCGGGGTCAGGACTTCCTTGGCGCCATGCTTGCGGAACACTTCGCAAAAGAAGCGGCGGACATCGTGGGAGGAGGGAGTAAACATGAGGCTCGGAACGTATGGCGGCGGCGGGCCGTCATTGTAGACCAGAACGGACGAGGCGGCACGCCGCGACCTGGCCGCGGCGTGCTTGCCGAAACATCAACGCTTGCCGCTCGCCAGCGCCGTGCCGTCGCAGCCGACGATTTCCGGCGCCGGCGCTTCCTTCGGCGCCTGCTGCCCCTGCTGGCCACGGCCGTGCGGCTGGCGCAAGTAGCGCGCCGAGTGACGCCGTTCGCCGTGCGGCGGCCACGTCAGGAAACGCGACAGCTCCTGCAGCGCGCGCTGGTAGACCTCGCGCTTGAATTCGATGACGACGTCCAGCGGTACCCAGTACTCGTGCCAGCGCCACGCGTCGAACTCGGGGTGGTCGGTCAGGCGCAGGTTCACTTCGTTGTCGCGCGCGCACATCCGCAGCAGGAACCAGATCTGCTTCTGGCCCCGGTAGTGGCCACGGATCTCGCGCTTGATGAAGTGGTCCGGCACTTCGTAGCGCAGCCAGTCGCGCGTGCGGCCGACGATCTTGACGTGTTCCGGTCGCAGTCCGATCTCTTCTTCCAGCTCCCGGTACATCGCCTGCTCGGGCGTTTCGCCGTACTTGATGCCTCCTTGCGGAAATTGCCATGAGTGCTCGCGCACCCGCTTGCCCCACCACACCTCGTTATGAGAGTTGAGCAGGATGATGCCGACGTTGGGGCGGAACCCTTCCCGATCGAGCATATTGCACCTCAAACTTTCTGCGGCCTTGCAATCCTTCTACGTTGTTGCCCGGGACGCGCGTCGACGCCATGACGCGCCGCCGGTGCCGGGCTGCGATGCGGCGCAACAGTCCAGCCGGCCGCCGGGCGGCACGGCGGGACTGCGCGGTCGATCGAAGCCATACTCAGCCTGCCGGCTGCGCTTACGCGGAGCGTAAGCGCCCGGACGGCCCGTCATTTGATCGCATTTGTACAAAGTATGGACGCATCAGCCAGCTAATCCTTTAAAATTAGGTTGATTATAACCCTCTCTTTTTGAAAAGAATTCACTGTTATGCGTGCTTCCCGGTTTTTTATTTCCACTCTCAAAGAAGCGCCTTCCGATGCTGAAATCGTCAGCCACAAACTGATGATGCGGGCAGGCATGA
Coding sequences:
- a CDS encoding RNA pyrophosphohydrolase, with protein sequence MLDREGFRPNVGIILLNSHNEVWWGKRVREHSWQFPQGGIKYGETPEQAMYRELEEEIGLRPEHVKIVGRTRDWLRYEVPDHFIKREIRGHYRGQKQIWFLLRMCARDNEVNLRLTDHPEFDAWRWHEYWVPLDVVIEFKREVYQRALQELSRFLTWPPHGERRHSARYLRQPHGRGQQGQQAPKEAPAPEIVGCDGTALASGKR
- a CDS encoding DUF1841 family protein, with the protein product MFTPSSHDVRRFFCEVFRKHGAKEVLTPLEAMALDWVLEHPEYADALADVDSALTRDYSVEGGQANPFLHLSMHLSISEQVSIDSPRGIRAAYEALARKLDSPHEAQHEIMECLGEMIWKSQRSGLPPDGDAYIEAVRLRAR